A single Fluviispira vulneris DNA region contains:
- a CDS encoding RsmE family RNA methyltransferase: MSIQKQTWTLIQTDLSKDQNEVILKDDEHHYAFHVLRLSSGEEVEITNCKGLKAVGCIDSANKKSISIKIDKISELKKSSPEIHLWLAYPKPATLEEVVSSASELGVDHIHIFKADKSAVKSPIKIEKMERISQESVRISKSAFAAKISCYNNLNELFQKIIDLNNKNRLILFCDESHIYEGKIRNSIYSVLREQFKNDLEEICLLIGPEASFSDKERLLIHETITKNSVSLGNNILRVPNAVLSALGSIINFKNDH, encoded by the coding sequence ATGAGTATACAAAAACAAACCTGGACATTAATCCAAACCGATTTATCCAAAGATCAGAACGAAGTAATTTTAAAAGATGACGAGCATCACTATGCTTTTCATGTTTTACGTCTTTCCTCTGGAGAAGAAGTTGAAATTACCAATTGCAAAGGATTAAAAGCAGTAGGCTGCATTGATTCCGCAAATAAAAAATCAATTTCTATAAAAATAGACAAAATATCAGAATTAAAAAAATCTTCGCCAGAAATTCATCTTTGGCTTGCTTATCCAAAACCTGCGACCCTAGAGGAAGTTGTCTCAAGTGCTTCTGAACTAGGTGTTGACCATATTCATATATTTAAAGCTGATAAATCAGCAGTTAAAAGCCCTATAAAAATAGAAAAAATGGAACGTATCAGCCAAGAATCTGTCAGAATTAGTAAAAGTGCTTTTGCTGCTAAAATATCTTGCTACAATAATTTAAATGAACTTTTCCAAAAAATTATTGATTTAAATAACAAAAACCGATTGATCCTTTTTTGTGATGAATCCCACATTTATGAAGGTAAAATTCGCAATTCAATTTATTCTGTCTTACGCGAACAATTTAAAAACGATCTCGAAGAAATTTGCCTCTTAATAGGTCCTGAAGCAAGTTTTTCAGATAAAGAGCGTTTATTGATTCATGAAACAATCACAAAAAATTCTGTTTCATTAGGAAACAATATTCTAAGAGTTCCCAATGCTGTTCTTAGCGCTCTCGGAAGTATTATTAATTTTAAAAACGATCATTGA
- a CDS encoding VOC family protein, which yields MAKQIFVNLPVLDLIKSKEFFKKIGFKFNKKYTDNNAACLDIGKNIFVMLLSNEFFKNFTKKSISNAKNSTEVLVAISFDSKKKIDSLMSKALKAGATKSRDAQDLGYMYSQSFEDLDGHIWELFWMNEKKMAIELKKMRKNQK from the coding sequence ATGGCTAAACAAATTTTTGTTAATTTACCTGTTTTAGACCTAATTAAGTCTAAAGAATTTTTTAAAAAAATTGGTTTTAAATTTAATAAAAAATATACAGATAACAATGCTGCATGCCTTGATATAGGAAAAAATATTTTTGTAATGCTTCTCAGTAACGAATTTTTTAAAAATTTCACAAAAAAGTCCATAAGCAATGCCAAAAACAGCACAGAAGTGCTTGTCGCAATCTCTTTTGACAGCAAAAAAAAGATCGACTCCCTTATGAGCAAAGCTTTAAAAGCAGGGGCCACTAAAAGTCGTGACGCGCAAGATTTGGGTTATATGTATTCGCAAAGTTTTGAAGATTTAGACGGACATATTTGGGAATTGTTTTGGATGAATGAAAAAAAGATGGCGATTGAACTTAAAAAAATGCGCAAGAATCAAAAATAA
- the aguB gene encoding N-carbamoylputrescine amidase codes for MQRNIKLALIQMSMTNMIDENIQKAIRFIEEATKNNANIILLPELFEYHYFCQEQYDHLFELANEVENHPFIAKFQEIARTHKVVLPISFFEKSGPAYYNSLAMIDADGSILGIYRKTHIPDGPCYQEKYYFNPGDTGFKVWKTAYGNIGVGICWDQWFPECARSMTLQGANLLLYPTAIGSEPPEAHAIDTKDMWQRAMIGHAVCNSVYVAAANRIGIEKDMNFYGSSFICNFMGEKIAEADRISDKIIYSDLSFKEAQVFRAGMGFFRDRRPEHYHKLLGLDGK; via the coding sequence ATGCAAAGAAATATTAAGCTTGCTTTGATTCAAATGAGCATGACAAACATGATTGATGAAAATATACAAAAAGCCATTCGATTTATTGAAGAGGCCACAAAGAATAATGCAAATATTATTTTATTACCTGAACTCTTTGAATATCATTATTTTTGTCAAGAGCAATATGATCATCTATTTGAATTAGCTAATGAAGTCGAGAATCACCCTTTTATAGCCAAATTTCAAGAAATTGCTCGCACACACAAAGTTGTTTTACCTATCAGTTTTTTTGAAAAATCGGGGCCCGCTTATTATAATAGTCTTGCAATGATCGATGCAGATGGATCAATACTCGGTATTTATCGTAAAACACACATTCCAGATGGCCCTTGTTATCAAGAAAAATATTATTTCAATCCCGGCGACACGGGCTTTAAAGTTTGGAAAACAGCATATGGAAATATTGGTGTCGGAATATGTTGGGATCAGTGGTTCCCTGAATGCGCACGCAGTATGACTTTGCAGGGTGCAAATCTCCTACTCTATCCCACAGCAATAGGCTCAGAACCACCCGAAGCTCACGCTATCGATACAAAAGATATGTGGCAAAGAGCTATGATCGGGCATGCTGTCTGTAATTCTGTGTATGTAGCTGCAGCCAATCGAATTGGTATTGAAAAAGATATGAACTTTTATGGCAGTTCATTTATTTGTAACTTTATGGGTGAAAAGATAGCTGAAGCTGATCGCATTAGTGATAAGATTATTTATTCCGATCTTTCTTTTAAAGAAGCACAGGTATTTCGAGCAGGAATGGGTTTTTTTAGAGATAGAAGACCAGAGCATTATCATAAATTGTTAGGATTGGATGGTAAGTGA
- a CDS encoding agmatine deiminase family protein produces the protein MSQIPKDTPYNIGFSMPAEWALHSATWTSWPFDDGIWYGRLNSVREEFTNLVKTIAKYEHVHLLVNNKETELDARERLGELSNISLHEVPLNDVWFRDNGPIFILKENKLSFVKWEFNAWGQKFKWDLDSLAPYEVAKILNINFFNSPVVMEGGSLDINGKGICLTTKQCLLSKMRNPNLSQNEIEKSLKDYLGIKKVLWLEDGLEGDHTDGHIDTIVRFVDEQTIVYSITEDKSDKNYHAMQRNYELLKTFTDLEGNSFKLIPLVLPKQRMEIEGQRLPATYANFYVGNHFVVVPLYQDPHDELALKTLRSLFPGRDVIGLSSRAIINGGGSFHCVTQQQPAGDIWR, from the coding sequence ATGTCTCAAATACCGAAAGATACACCTTATAATATTGGTTTTTCCATGCCTGCAGAATGGGCCCTCCACTCAGCTACTTGGACAAGCTGGCCTTTTGATGACGGTATTTGGTATGGAAGGTTAAACTCTGTAAGAGAAGAATTTACCAACCTTGTAAAAACAATTGCGAAATATGAACATGTTCATCTGTTGGTGAATAATAAAGAAACTGAGTTAGACGCTAGAGAAAGACTCGGAGAACTCAGTAATATTTCTTTACATGAAGTCCCATTAAATGATGTTTGGTTTAGAGATAATGGCCCAATTTTTATTTTAAAAGAAAATAAATTAAGTTTTGTGAAATGGGAATTTAATGCTTGGGGACAAAAATTTAAATGGGATTTAGATTCTCTAGCTCCCTACGAAGTTGCTAAGATTCTCAATATTAATTTCTTTAATTCTCCTGTAGTTATGGAGGGGGGTTCCTTAGACATTAATGGTAAGGGGATATGTTTAACTACAAAACAGTGTTTACTAAGTAAAATGAGAAACCCAAATCTTTCTCAAAATGAGATAGAAAAAAGTTTAAAAGATTATTTGGGAATTAAAAAGGTGCTTTGGTTAGAAGATGGCCTTGAAGGTGACCACACTGATGGACATATCGATACCATTGTTAGATTTGTTGATGAACAAACGATTGTATATTCTATCACGGAAGATAAATCAGATAAAAATTATCATGCAATGCAACGCAATTACGAATTGTTAAAAACATTTACAGATCTCGAAGGAAATTCTTTTAAACTTATCCCTTTAGTTTTGCCTAAACAAAGAATGGAAATAGAAGGGCAGCGTTTGCCTGCAACCTATGCCAATTTTTATGTTGGCAATCATTTTGTCGTTGTTCCTTTATATCAAGATCCTCATGATGAATTGGCTCTTAAAACTTTACGTTCACTTTTTCCTGGACGAGATGTGATTGGTTTAAGTTCACGGGCCATTATTAATGGAGGAGGATCATTTCATTGCGTGACTCAGCAACAACCAGCGGGTGATATTTGGAGATAA
- a CDS encoding HU family DNA-binding protein — MSIQAIINRVSFNHSQERMCMTKRKVSTVSTSALTVEVSTRFDQLPKKLTKEVIAAFLDAIEDHVAAGKKVRIDKLGILQVKDRAARKGRNPQTGEEIKIPASKKVSFRVASSLKEKVGVKRKSSLKKKK; from the coding sequence ATGTCGATTCAGGCAATTATAAACAGAGTTTCATTTAACCACTCACAAGAGAGGATGTGTATGACTAAAAGAAAGGTTTCGACTGTATCTACTTCTGCGCTAACCGTTGAAGTTTCAACTCGTTTTGATCAATTACCAAAAAAATTAACGAAAGAAGTCATTGCTGCTTTTCTTGATGCAATTGAAGATCATGTTGCTGCAGGGAAAAAAGTACGCATAGATAAACTTGGAATTTTACAAGTAAAAGATCGTGCTGCCCGTAAGGGAAGAAATCCTCAAACAGGTGAAGAAATTAAAATTCCTGCTTCTAAAAAAGTAAGTTTTAGAGTTGCTTCGTCGTTAAAGGAAAAAGTTGGTGTTAAAAGAAAGTCTTCTCTTAAGAAGAAAAAGTAA
- the pdxY gene encoding pyridoxal kinase PdxY — translation MNQIILSIQSCVSYGHVGNSAVTFPLQRLGVQVWPIHTVLFSNHTGYGQWRGKVIDIEGVSEVFLGIKDRGVLKYCDALLSGYMGSKELGKVMIEAIKELRKLKPETLYCCDPVMGDIGRGFFVKEGIPEFFKEEMIKYADIITPNHFELEYLSDKKFDAIEGAVEAARSVMKKGPKVVVITSLLLKDTKETNINMLVVNENSVYIATTPYISITLNGTGDLTAALFTHFYLKYKKNTQKALEATISRVYEVILKTAKASAKELVLVQAQNSLVKPKHLFKAKKVKI, via the coding sequence ATGAATCAAATTATTCTTTCCATACAATCCTGTGTCAGCTATGGCCATGTCGGCAACAGCGCTGTTACCTTTCCTTTACAACGACTTGGCGTTCAAGTTTGGCCGATCCACACTGTACTATTTTCAAATCATACAGGCTACGGACAATGGAGAGGTAAAGTAATTGACATAGAAGGAGTAAGTGAAGTTTTTTTAGGGATAAAGGATAGAGGCGTTCTAAAATATTGCGATGCTCTTTTAAGTGGTTATATGGGCTCAAAAGAGCTGGGAAAAGTCATGATAGAAGCAATCAAAGAACTCAGAAAATTAAAACCAGAAACTCTATATTGTTGCGACCCTGTCATGGGCGACATTGGCAGAGGATTCTTCGTTAAAGAAGGCATTCCTGAATTTTTCAAAGAAGAAATGATTAAATACGCTGATATCATTACACCAAATCATTTTGAATTAGAATACTTAAGTGATAAAAAATTTGATGCTATCGAAGGTGCCGTAGAAGCTGCACGCAGTGTCATGAAAAAAGGCCCAAAAGTTGTTGTTATAACAAGTCTGTTACTTAAAGACACAAAAGAAACAAATATCAACATGCTTGTTGTAAATGAAAATTCAGTTTATATTGCAACAACTCCATATATATCTATTACTTTAAATGGCACTGGTGATCTGACTGCAGCTTTATTTACCCATTTTTACTTAAAATATAAGAAAAATACTCAGAAAGCTTTAGAAGCAACTATTTCTCGTGTTTATGAAGTCATTTTGAAAACAGCAAAAGCTTCAGCAAAAGAACTCGTTCTTGTACAAGCACAAAACTCTCTTGTGAAACCCAAACATTTATTTAAAGCAAAAAAAGTTAAAATATAG
- a CDS encoding MgtC/SapB family protein: protein MSNDLTLTVHYIPELDVLFFLLPKVGVALFVGTLVGIEREYRGKLAGIKTNALICAASALFTAVSLMMSEYESSSPVISADVTRIVAQIVSGIGFIGAGAIFKSSSKVQGLTTAAVIWTVSALGILIGFGIFLSTILITIGLIVFLSFTSYIEKRFFKNRSAKSSGSSGPGTLD from the coding sequence ATGTCTAATGATTTGACTCTTACAGTGCACTATATTCCTGAACTTGATGTTCTCTTTTTTTTATTACCAAAAGTTGGAGTTGCTTTATTCGTTGGTACGTTAGTTGGGATAGAAAGGGAGTATCGAGGAAAACTTGCAGGTATTAAAACAAATGCACTTATTTGTGCTGCATCTGCACTTTTTACGGCCGTATCTTTGATGATGAGTGAATATGAAAGTTCAAGTCCTGTCATTTCTGCAGATGTCACACGGATCGTCGCGCAAATAGTTTCAGGTATCGGTTTTATTGGGGCTGGAGCAATTTTTAAATCAAGCAGTAAAGTGCAGGGATTGACAACTGCTGCCGTTATATGGACCGTGTCGGCTCTTGGAATCTTGATTGGCTTTGGTATTTTCTTATCAACCATACTTATAACGATAGGATTGATAGTCTTCCTTTCGTTTACTTCTTATATAGAAAAAAGATTTTTTAAAAACCGCTCTGCAAAATCTTCTGGATCTTCTGGACCAGGAACTTTGGACTAG
- a CDS encoding ATP-grasp domain-containing protein, whose amino-acid sequence MALQKKVLVIADSIKKVNVSSDSSLALAQVALEDGFDVHWCESHDIHFYNNNIVIKNIINLQKISQQEIKFEPKIGNLFQFSDYQYCLIRKDPPFDEEYKDLCWILSAQNSVKILNPPEVLLAYHEKALQWRAFSEGIISEKNIVPTCLSTDINVIESFCHEYSELFYNGYISKPWLGHGGESVEYFKDKTAFISYLSLKLKNENKLQKLMIQPFLKEIYEEGDRRVLVAGGEIICDFVRLPAKGKVASNLAQGGSAVLREMTKEQKELCQKIALFLKEKNIYLAGLDVIGNRIGEINITSPTGFRTYEMLTGHSSARKAFHLMTN is encoded by the coding sequence ATGGCATTGCAAAAAAAAGTACTCGTGATTGCAGATAGTATAAAAAAAGTGAATGTTTCTTCAGATTCAAGTTTGGCTTTAGCACAGGTTGCGCTAGAAGATGGATTTGATGTTCATTGGTGTGAAAGTCATGATATTCATTTTTATAATAATAATATAGTTATAAAAAATATCATTAATCTACAAAAAATTTCTCAGCAAGAAATTAAATTTGAACCTAAAATTGGAAATTTGTTTCAATTTTCTGATTATCAATATTGTTTAATTAGAAAAGATCCTCCTTTTGATGAAGAATACAAAGATCTTTGTTGGATTTTATCTGCGCAGAATTCAGTTAAAATATTGAATCCACCAGAAGTCTTATTGGCATATCATGAGAAAGCATTACAATGGCGTGCATTCTCTGAGGGTATTATCAGTGAAAAGAATATAGTCCCCACATGCTTGTCTACGGATATAAATGTTATAGAATCTTTTTGTCATGAATATTCTGAATTGTTTTACAATGGATATATATCTAAACCATGGTTGGGTCATGGCGGTGAGAGCGTTGAATATTTTAAAGATAAAACTGCATTTATTTCATATTTAAGTCTTAAATTAAAAAATGAAAATAAATTGCAAAAACTAATGATTCAACCTTTTTTAAAAGAAATATATGAAGAAGGTGATCGGAGAGTTCTAGTTGCTGGTGGAGAAATTATTTGTGACTTTGTGCGCTTGCCAGCAAAAGGAAAAGTAGCATCGAATTTGGCTCAGGGTGGATCTGCTGTGTTAAGAGAAATGACAAAGGAGCAGAAGGAATTGTGTCAAAAAATAGCTCTTTTTCTTAAGGAAAAAAATATTTATTTAGCGGGTCTCGATGTCATTGGCAATCGAATTGGCGAAATAAATATTACATCACCAACTGGTTTTAGAACATATGAAATGCTCACAGGGCACAGTTCTGCAAGAAAAGCTTTTCATCTTATGACGAATTGA
- a CDS encoding homogentisate 1,2-dioxygenase, with the protein MIDYRKLGYISEKQHTFCEFEGKMLAEHVITRNGFNDNYSILYQKRAPTHEVNTEIYKTENPFFPSYNKLSNNELKRRHFKTPNYSKEGNLLEARATLLVNNTCSVGILKQTKKDHFFFANGDADELYFVAEGNGILQTVMGEIDYVSGDYLFIPKAIPYRFLPSANCNMLIVEGKNNFGIPKEFRLAQGQFKLDAPYNHRDFHAPSRLMELKSNENYPIIIKRDNILTKHEYTDFPYKVVGWDGWYWPFSFSIHNYQPKTSSVHLPPTVHTAFSGDNFYIMNFVPRVLDYHPKAIPCPWPHSNIDCDEAIFYVSGDFTSRKGISNYSISFHPSGIPHGPHPERYEQSIGAKRTEELAIMVDTFEPLFVTEAAAMLEDKKYHYTWDSHEHL; encoded by the coding sequence ATGATTGATTATCGTAAACTTGGTTATATCTCTGAGAAACAGCATACTTTCTGTGAGTTCGAAGGAAAAATGCTTGCAGAACATGTGATCACTCGCAATGGATTTAATGATAATTATTCAATTCTTTATCAAAAAAGAGCTCCCACTCATGAAGTTAATACAGAAATTTACAAAACAGAAAATCCATTTTTTCCAAGTTATAATAAATTGAGTAACAATGAATTGAAAAGAAGACATTTTAAAACACCAAATTATTCAAAAGAAGGAAATTTATTAGAGGCACGAGCAACACTTCTTGTAAATAATACATGCTCAGTGGGCATATTAAAACAAACAAAAAAAGACCATTTCTTTTTTGCAAATGGCGACGCAGATGAACTCTATTTTGTAGCTGAAGGCAATGGTATTCTCCAAACCGTCATGGGAGAAATTGATTACGTCTCAGGAGATTATTTATTTATTCCAAAAGCAATTCCTTATCGTTTTTTACCTAGTGCAAATTGCAATATGCTTATTGTAGAAGGAAAAAATAACTTTGGTATCCCAAAAGAATTTCGTTTAGCGCAAGGACAATTTAAATTGGATGCTCCATACAATCATCGTGATTTTCACGCCCCCAGCCGCCTAATGGAACTCAAAAGCAATGAAAATTATCCAATCATTATAAAAAGAGATAATATATTAACTAAACATGAATACACAGACTTTCCTTACAAAGTGGTTGGTTGGGATGGTTGGTATTGGCCATTCTCTTTCTCTATTCATAATTATCAACCCAAAACAAGTTCTGTACACCTTCCCCCTACAGTACACACAGCGTTTAGCGGCGATAATTTTTATATTATGAACTTTGTCCCTCGGGTATTAGACTATCACCCGAAAGCGATTCCATGCCCTTGGCCCCATTCAAATATCGACTGCGATGAAGCTATTTTCTATGTAAGCGGAGACTTCACAAGTCGAAAAGGAATTTCAAATTATTCTATTAGTTTTCATCCGTCTGGTATCCCACACGGTCCTCATCCTGAAAGATACGAGCAAAGTATTGGCGCAAAAAGAACAGAAGAATTAGCAATTATGGTTGACACTTTTGAGCCATTGTTTGTAACTGAAGCAGCAGCGATGCTTGAGGACAAAAAGTATCACTATACTTGGGATTCACATGAGCATCTTTAA
- a CDS encoding UDP-N-acetylglucosamine--N-acetylmuramyl-(pentapeptide) pyrophosphoryl-undecaprenol N-acetylglucosamine transferase, with the protein MKDNEKKYSIVLTGGGTAGHVWPHFALFEGEKSPLNTAFRENKLNVHYIGSQSGMEKDLVLMNQPSWQYHSISTGKLRRYFSLQNFLDIFKIIFGFVQAFFILNKIKASAVFSKGGFVSAPVVWAAWLRGIPIIIHESDATPALATKLTLPFSFLALVAFEETIQKLPSIFHNKINYVGLPLRESLFNATKDQANQFFNFKQNKKTILIFGGSLGAQSLNKKMFEIIPELNKNFNIIHIVGKGNYKEIENAENYRQYEFLNHEMKYAYALANLAICRAGASSIFELAAARIPMILVPLGLHASRGDQIVNARIFTNRGWSQSIDENTFQKESAIQLIESTMNSLEERKLALESAPSAESALKVSQKIWDIILRYEAKK; encoded by the coding sequence ATGAAAGATAATGAAAAAAAATATTCAATTGTACTTACGGGTGGAGGAACTGCGGGTCATGTCTGGCCACATTTTGCCTTATTTGAAGGAGAAAAATCGCCTTTAAATACAGCATTCCGAGAAAATAAATTGAACGTTCATTATATCGGCTCTCAATCAGGAATGGAAAAAGATCTTGTGCTGATGAATCAACCTTCGTGGCAATACCATTCTATTTCAACAGGGAAATTGAGGCGGTACTTTAGCTTACAAAATTTCTTAGATATATTCAAAATTATATTTGGCTTTGTTCAAGCATTTTTTATACTCAATAAAATAAAAGCATCCGCAGTATTTTCCAAAGGTGGATTTGTTTCTGCCCCTGTCGTATGGGCTGCTTGGCTGAGAGGTATTCCTATCATTATCCATGAGAGCGATGCCACTCCTGCTCTCGCTACTAAGTTAACACTCCCATTTTCTTTTCTTGCTTTAGTTGCATTCGAAGAAACAATTCAAAAATTACCTTCTATTTTTCATAATAAAATAAATTATGTAGGACTCCCTTTGAGAGAGTCATTATTTAACGCTACAAAAGATCAAGCTAATCAATTTTTTAATTTTAAGCAAAATAAAAAAACAATTTTAATATTCGGTGGAAGTTTAGGCGCTCAAAGTCTAAATAAAAAAATGTTTGAAATTATTCCTGAATTAAATAAAAATTTTAATATCATTCACATCGTAGGTAAAGGTAACTATAAAGAAATTGAGAACGCTGAGAATTATCGTCAATATGAGTTTTTAAATCACGAAATGAAATATGCTTATGCCCTCGCTAATTTAGCTATTTGTCGCGCGGGGGCTAGCAGCATTTTTGAACTTGCTGCTGCACGTATACCTATGATTCTTGTTCCGTTAGGGCTGCATGCCAGTCGAGGGGATCAAATCGTTAATGCCAGAATATTCACAAATAGAGGTTGGTCACAATCTATCGATGAAAATACTTTTCAAAAGGAATCAGCTATACAGTTGATAGAGTCAACTATGAATTCTTTAGAAGAACGCAAATTAGCTCTTGAATCTGCCCCCTCAGCAGAATCAGCATTAAAAGTAAGTCAAAAAATATGGGATATTATTTTACGATATGAGGCAAAAAAATAA
- the tsaE gene encoding tRNA (adenosine(37)-N6)-threonylcarbamoyltransferase complex ATPase subunit type 1 TsaE: MDDFLTLKNTLQEVFDDNDLNKELSIEVTLSDLSSFAQFIASYLKAGDWLFLDGDLGAGKTSLTKELSSILGARQQSISPTFSILNIEELNSETDLKKLIHLDLYRLKSGRELLYLGLEEEFNPKNTLCVFEWPYNIENDDYLDFFKITKCAKPKRVIEITLELAEKEDVRIYHIKRTHF; this comes from the coding sequence ATGGATGATTTTTTAACTCTAAAAAACACTTTGCAAGAGGTTTTTGACGATAATGATTTAAATAAAGAATTATCCATTGAAGTAACTTTATCTGATCTGAGTTCCTTTGCTCAATTTATCGCCTCATATTTAAAAGCCGGTGACTGGCTTTTTTTGGACGGAGATTTAGGTGCAGGTAAAACATCATTAACCAAAGAACTTTCATCAATCCTAGGGGCTCGTCAACAATCGATAAGTCCTACATTTTCAATTTTAAATATAGAAGAATTAAATTCTGAAACCGATCTTAAAAAACTCATTCACCTCGATTTATATCGATTAAAATCAGGCAGAGAACTTCTTTATTTAGGTTTAGAAGAAGAGTTTAATCCGAAAAACACATTGTGTGTCTTTGAATGGCCTTATAATATTGAAAATGATGATTATTTAGACTTTTTCAAAATTACAAAATGCGCAAAACCAAAGAGAGTCATTGAAATTACTTTAGAACTTGCTGAGAAAGAAGACGTTCGTATTTATCATATTAAAAGAACACATTTTTAG
- a CDS encoding Hsp20/alpha crystallin family protein: MSILQPFKKQNQLTNRPENDLFYSLQTDVNRLFNSFFNEFEIDLPSQKSKNIWAPRIDLRETANAFIITADLPGTKKEDIHVNINENILTIKGERKSENHSESDKHYISERYHGQFERSFALPQKSIDKEKISAEMKNGELIINIAKSPEVQKEVRKIEIR; this comes from the coding sequence ATGTCAATTTTACAACCATTTAAAAAGCAAAATCAGCTAACAAATCGTCCTGAAAATGATTTGTTTTATTCTCTACAAACTGATGTGAATCGTTTATTTAATAGTTTCTTTAATGAATTTGAAATAGACTTACCATCGCAAAAATCGAAAAACATTTGGGCACCTCGCATAGATTTACGTGAAACTGCAAATGCATTTATAATTACCGCAGATCTTCCTGGTACTAAAAAAGAAGATATCCATGTGAATATCAACGAGAATATTTTAACTATTAAAGGTGAAAGAAAATCTGAAAATCATAGTGAAAGTGATAAGCATTATATTAGCGAACGTTACCATGGACAATTTGAACGTTCTTTTGCGTTACCACAAAAATCTATTGATAAAGAAAAAATTTCTGCTGAAATGAAAAATGGTGAACTCATAATCAATATTGCTAAATCACCTGAAGTTCAAAAAGAAGTTCGAAAAATCGAAATTCGTTAA
- a CDS encoding ATP-grasp domain-containing protein: MSKKYLLLLGAEQFLREKVVVAALQNFTGEIISIVKEPRINRNRYFHHCLQGDPMDPLSSLTAIQSFLESNPGQLQGVVPCNDWTLMSAARIANKYDLPSLSFETIKLCRNKFAMKEKFLQFDLPIPRFALFHTLDELREKAKVMGYPLVIKPKDFGGSGGVVKVENEDQLSSAFEHCEKILNQYANVFYVSQGEYVVEEYIQARDEISVEVFAQRNKQTVLAVTDKYLSPEPWFSEIGHVVPSIYSASKKIHEISCAAVQALGIDKGVCHVEMRITHNGEIKLMEIGARPAGDAILDLIERTYGFNPYEFHIAAWQGLSIDECKISNKEKGTSAIAFLKAPIGKIKSIHLPSYLPNYITSLSISAKEGDVSEESICWRAREGTVEFFWKDSVDKGEKLTKHIEVAEALSQEIFIMHDNK; the protein is encoded by the coding sequence ATGAGTAAAAAATATCTTTTACTTTTAGGTGCGGAACAATTTCTTAGAGAGAAGGTTGTAGTTGCTGCACTTCAAAATTTTACGGGAGAGATTATTTCGATTGTGAAGGAACCACGCATAAATCGCAATCGTTACTTTCATCACTGCCTGCAAGGTGACCCAATGGATCCTCTTTCCAGTTTAACGGCAATCCAATCTTTTTTAGAATCAAATCCAGGTCAATTGCAGGGCGTCGTTCCATGTAATGATTGGACATTGATGTCTGCTGCGAGGATTGCAAACAAATATGATCTCCCTTCATTAAGTTTTGAAACAATTAAACTCTGTCGTAATAAATTTGCTATGAAAGAAAAGTTTTTACAATTTGATCTCCCCATACCTAGGTTCGCTTTATTTCATACTCTAGATGAATTAAGAGAAAAGGCTAAAGTGATGGGTTATCCATTAGTCATTAAGCCAAAGGATTTTGGTGGTAGTGGCGGTGTTGTCAAAGTTGAGAACGAAGATCAATTAAGTTCCGCTTTTGAACATTGCGAGAAAATCCTCAACCAATATGCAAATGTCTTTTATGTTTCGCAAGGTGAATATGTTGTAGAAGAATATATTCAAGCGCGTGACGAAATATCGGTTGAGGTTTTTGCACAAAGAAATAAACAAACAGTGTTAGCAGTTACTGATAAATATTTAAGCCCAGAACCTTGGTTTTCTGAAATTGGGCATGTGGTACCTTCTATTTATTCCGCATCCAAAAAAATCCATGAAATATCCTGCGCAGCTGTGCAGGCACTGGGGATTGATAAAGGCGTCTGTCATGTGGAAATGCGAATAACTCATAACGGAGAAATAAAACTTATGGAAATCGGAGCTCGCCCTGCGGGTGATGCCATACTCGATTTAATAGAGCGCACCTACGGTTTTAATCCCTATGAATTTCATATTGCTGCTTGGCAGGGGCTTTCCATCGATGAATGTAAAATATCGAATAAAGAAAAAGGAACATCAGCGATAGCCTTTTTAAAGGCTCCGATTGGCAAAATAAAGTCTATCCATTTACCTTCCTATTTACCGAATTATATAACCTCACTCAGTATTTCGGCCAAAGAAGGGGATGTTTCAGAGGAATCTATTTGCTGGAGAGCACGTGAAGGTACAGTAGAGTTTTTCTGGAAAGATTCAGTCGATAAAGGCGAAAAATTAACGAAACATATTGAGGTTGCAGAAGCTTTGTCTCAAGAGATTTTTATTATGCATGATAATAAATAG